A region of the Cyanobium usitatum str. Tous genome:
AGGGCTCGGCGCGAAGCACGGCCCCCAGGAGCAAGGGCCCATAGAGATGGGGAAAGAGCTCCCCGCCGTAAGCAGGTTCGAGGCGCACCTCCAAACCGGCAGCCGCCAGGCGCTGGGGATCGATCGTAAGCAACAACACCTCAGCGGCGGGCAGATCGGCGTAGAAGCGGTTAGCAGTTGCCGGCACTTGGTGCGCTGAGCTGAGGTGGATGAAGCCCACCGACTCCAGAGCCAAGCCTCTAGTGGAGCGGCGATACACGCCATCGACCCGGGCCGCCTGCCACTCCGGCCGCAACGCCAGGTGATAAAGCAAGCCAGGTGAGCGCCAAGGGGCCCGCGCAGCCCAGGGAAACTCCTGAACCGCCGCCAGCTCCGGAGATGCCAAAAACCGACCCAGCCAGGCCTGGAGCGCAGCCAACTGCGGCTCGGCATCAAAGCCCGCCGGATCTACCAGGCGAAACTGGCGCACGAAGGGCAGCAGGGCCCAGTCGGCCAGGGAAGGGCGATCGCCGAGCAGCCAGCCGCCGGCCCCCAGTAGCTCGTTCCAGCGACGCAGGATCGTGAGGCCAGCAAGCCGGTTGGTGCTGGCTGACTCCCCTGGGTAGCGATTGGGGTATTTGAAACGATCGAGGTGCTGCTTAAAGGGGCCGTCGTTGGCGGCGATCAGTGCGTCCATATCGGCCAGCTGGGCTGGGCTCCAGCCTGCCAACCAGCCGTGAGGATCGCGGCGCTCCAGGGCCCAGCGCATGATCGCCAGGCTTTCATCCAGCACCTGAGCCCCCAACACCAACACTGGCACCGTGCCCTTGGCGGAGGCCTCCAGCAGCTCGGGGGGCTTGGCCTTGAGACTCACCTCGCGCAGCTCCAGGTTTTGGCCAGGCTGCAGGCCAGCGGCAGCTAAGGCCAGCCGCGCCCGGATTGCGTAGGGGCAACGGCGAAAGCTATACAAAATTGGCTGGTGATCAGCCAACGGGGCGCCCGCCGAGGTGGCACTCACCCCGCTGGCGAGCCCGCTCCATCTGGCGCTGACGCTCAGCGAAACGCTGCCGATCAGCGTCGCTGAAGCGCTCGAGGCAGTGGCGGCAGCTCACCCCGGCCACGTAGCTGGCCAGCTTGCGATCGGCAGGCGAAAGCGGCAGGCCGCAGGCATGGCAAACGCTGTGCTCACCGGGCTCGAGCTGGTGGTTGACGGCTACTCGCTTATCAAACACGAAGCACTCGCCGCGCCAGCTGCTTAGCTGCTCGGGGATCTCCTCGAGGTAGCGCAAAATGCCGCCCTCCAGGTGGTGCACCCCGGCAAAACCCTGCTGCTGCAGGTAGGCCGTGGCCTTCTCGCAGCGGATGCCGCCGGTGCAGAACATCGCAATCGCCCGGGGCTGGCGCTGCTCCACCAGCGGCCTGAGCTCCCGCTCCACCCACTCGGGAAACTCGCGAAAAGTTGCGGTGCCCGGATCAATCGCACCTTCAAAGCTGCCGATCTCCACCTCGTAGGCGTTGCGGGTATCGATCACCAGGGTTTCAGGGTCGGCGATCAAGGCATCCCACCGCTCAGGGGGCACGTGGGTACCCACCTCCGAAGCCAGATAGGGACTCACCTGGGGCTCGCCCATGGTGACGATCTCTCGCTTGAGCCGCACTTTGAGCCGGTGGAAAGCCTGAATCTCCGAGCGGCTGAACTTGGCTTCCAACCGCTCCAGGCCTGCCACCTGCCGCAGCCGAGCCAGCAGCGCCTGCACGCCAACATCTGCTCCGGCAATCGTGCCGTTTACCCCCTCAGCCGCCAGCAGGATCGTGCCGCTTACCCCCTCGGCTGCTGCCAGATCTCCCAATTCGCGCTGCAGCTCTGGCAGGCCCTCCAGGGCGGCGAAGCGATAAAACGCCGCCACCAGCACACTCATCCGCCCACCTGCACGCCGGCGGCGGCCAGAAGCTCCCGGTCGGCCTCCACCGCTGGATTGGAGGTGGTGAGAAGGGTGTCGCCGTAAAAAATCGAATCGGCCCCTGCCAGCAGGCAAAGGATCTGGGCTTCCCGACCCAGCTTCTCGCGGCCGGCACTGAGCCGAACCCGCGCCTGGGGCATCAGGATCCGGGCCGTGGCCACCATCCGCACCAGTTCTAGGGGGTCGACTGACGGCAGATCTTCTAGGGGGGTGCCCTCCACCGCCACCAGGGCATTGATGGGCACGCTCTCCGGGTGGGGATCCAGATTGGCCAGCACCTGCAGCAGACCGGCCCGGTCAGCAGCGGTTTCGCCCATGCCGATGATGCCGCCACAACAGAGGGTGATGCCGGAGCGCCGCACCCGGGCCAGGGTCTCAAGCCGCTCCTGGTAAGTGCGGGTGGTGATGATCCGGTCGTAGTGCTCGGGGCTGGTGTCGAGGTTGTGGTTGTAGGCGGTGAGGCCGGCTGCAGCTAGGCGCTCGGCCTGGGAGTAGCTCAGCATGCCGGCGGTTACACAGGCCTCCAGGCCCAGCTCGCGCACGCCGCGCACCATCTGCAGCATTGCCTCAAAGGGAGCGCCGTCGCGGATCTCACGCCAGGCCCAGCCCATGCAGAAGCGATGGGCCCCGGCTTGCTTGGCGGCCCGGGCCCGCTCCAGCACCTGCTCCACCTCCAGCTCAGGCCGGCCCGCCACATCGCTGCTGTTGTGCAGCGACTGGGGGCAGTAGGCACAGTCCTCTTCGCAGCCGCCGGTCTTGACGCTGAGCAGTGAGGCCAGCTGCACGTGGTAGCCGGGGTTGGCGGCGCGGTGCACCTGCTGGGCCTGCCAAAGCAACTCCATCAGCGGCTGCTCCAGCAGCGCTTGAATTTCGGAACGGGACCAGTCGTGACGCGTGATCAAGGCGAGTTCAGCAGGGTTCGACACCACCAAAGCGGCGCTGGCGGCCCTGATAGTCGAGCAGGGCATTGAGCAGGGCCGCCTGATTGAAATCAGGCCACAGCACATCGGTGATGTGGATTTCGGCGTAAGCGAGCTGCCACAGCAGGAAATTGCTGATGCGCCTCTCGCCACTAGTGCGGATCAGCAGATCCGGATCGCACTCACCAACGGTGTGCAGCTCGGCGGCAAGCTGCTGCTCATCGATTGCGGCAGGATCTAGTTCCCCAGCCACGCAGCGCAGGGCCAGTCGCTGGGCAGCCCGCACCAGCTCGGCTCGGCCGCCGTAGTTGGTGCAAACGTTGAAGTGAATGCCCGTATTGGCTGCCGTGCGCTCGGTGGCATCGGCAATCAGGCGCTGCAGACCCTCCGGCAGGGGCTCAAGATCGCCAAGAAAGCGAATCCGCACCTGCTCCTGCTCCAGGGCCTGAAGCTCGCGGGCCAGCACCCGCTCAAACAAGGCCATCAGAAAGCTCACCTCCTCGCCAGGGCGGTTCCAGTTTTCGGTGGAAAAGGCGTAGGCGGTGAGGGCGCCGATGCCCCAGTCGCTGCAGAGCCGCAAGGTGCGCTTAAGGGCCTCAACCCCCTCGCGGTGGCCCATCACCCGGGGCAGGTTGCGCTGCTTTGCCCAGCGGCCATTGCCGTCCATGATCACGGCCACATGGACCGGCAGGCGCGCGGGATCGAGGCCAGCCGGAATGGGCAGGGAGGCGTTCGCAGTGGTGGTCGCCAGGGCGCGACTCATCCGCGTGATTCCGGCGTGTCCTTCGCCACGCTACGCCCAACTGGCAAGGCCAGGGCCTGGCTGAGCAGGTCGTGCAAACGGCTGCTGGTAATCGGCCGCTCCAGGCGCCCCTGACTCGCCAGCGACAGGGTGCCGGTTTCCTCCGACACAACAATCGCCAGGCACTGATCGAAGCGCTCGGTCAGCCCCAGAGCCGCCAGATGGCGGGTGCCATAGCGGTTGATGCCCTGGCGCGATAGGGGCAGGATCACCCCGGCGGCGACGATGCGGTTGGCCTTCACCAGCACGGCACCGTCGTGCAGCGGCGTGTCAGCGGCAAACAGGTTGAGCAGCAAATCCACCGACAGCTTGGCGTCGAGGCCAATGCCGGGATTCAAGAAGTCTTCTGGGCGCAGGTCGCTGCCCAGATCCACCACGATCAAGCCGCCGCGGCGGGCCTGGGAAAGGCGGCCGGCAGCCTCACTCAAAACCGCCACCGATCCCGATCCCAGTTGGTCTTGACTGCGGCTGCCAAACAAAACCCCGAGGCGGCCGGTGCCAAGCAGCTCCATCAGCCGGCGCAGCTCCCCCTGCCAGAGAATCGCCAGGGCGAGGCTGCAGGCCAGCACCAGGGCATCAACAAGCTTGCTGGTGAGCGGCAGGTTGGCGTAGCGCTGCACCACCCAGGCCAGGGCCACCAGCAGCAAATAGCCCCGTAGCAGCCAGAGGGTGCGGGCCTCGGTGACCCGGCCGAGCACAAGCACGCCCAGGCCGAAGGCAAACAGCAGATCAAGGAGCAGGCGCAAATCGATCAGCCGGAGCAACTCACCCAGTTGCGGCCCGATCACGTGTACTCCAGTCGATTAACTCACCCTACCGATCGCAACCGAGTTGGCAAAACGTCGTAGCGCAGTAGG
Encoded here:
- the cdaA gene encoding diadenylate cyclase CdaA translates to MIGPQLGELLRLIDLRLLLDLLFAFGLGVLVLGRVTEARTLWLLRGYLLLVALAWVVQRYANLPLTSKLVDALVLACSLALAILWQGELRRLMELLGTGRLGVLFGSRSQDQLGSGSVAVLSEAAGRLSQARRGGLIVVDLGSDLRPEDFLNPGIGLDAKLSVDLLLNLFAADTPLHDGAVLVKANRIVAAGVILPLSRQGINRYGTRHLAALGLTERFDQCLAIVVSEETGTLSLASQGRLERPITSSRLHDLLSQALALPVGRSVAKDTPESRG
- a CDS encoding isoprenyl transferase encodes the protein MSRALATTTANASLPIPAGLDPARLPVHVAVIMDGNGRWAKQRNLPRVMGHREGVEALKRTLRLCSDWGIGALTAYAFSTENWNRPGEEVSFLMALFERVLARELQALEQEQVRIRFLGDLEPLPEGLQRLIADATERTAANTGIHFNVCTNYGGRAELVRAAQRLALRCVAGELDPAAIDEQQLAAELHTVGECDPDLLIRTSGERRISNFLLWQLAYAEIHITDVLWPDFNQAALLNALLDYQGRQRRFGGVEPC
- the bioB gene encoding biotin synthase BioB; the encoded protein is MELLWQAQQVHRAANPGYHVQLASLLSVKTGGCEEDCAYCPQSLHNSSDVAGRPELEVEQVLERARAAKQAGAHRFCMGWAWREIRDGAPFEAMLQMVRGVRELGLEACVTAGMLSYSQAERLAAAGLTAYNHNLDTSPEHYDRIITTRTYQERLETLARVRRSGITLCCGGIIGMGETAADRAGLLQVLANLDPHPESVPINALVAVEGTPLEDLPSVDPLELVRMVATARILMPQARVRLSAGREKLGREAQILCLLAGADSIFYGDTLLTTSNPAVEADRELLAAAGVQVGG
- the trhO gene encoding oxygen-dependent tRNA uridine(34) hydroxylase TrhO, which encodes MSVLVAAFYRFAALEGLPELQRELGDLAAAEGVSGTILLAAEGVNGTIAGADVGVQALLARLRQVAGLERLEAKFSRSEIQAFHRLKVRLKREIVTMGEPQVSPYLASEVGTHVPPERWDALIADPETLVIDTRNAYEVEIGSFEGAIDPGTATFREFPEWVERELRPLVEQRQPRAIAMFCTGGIRCEKATAYLQQQGFAGVHHLEGGILRYLEEIPEQLSSWRGECFVFDKRVAVNHQLEPGEHSVCHACGLPLSPADRKLASYVAGVSCRHCLERFSDADRQRFAERQRQMERARQRGECHLGGRPVG
- a CDS encoding DUF952 domain-containing protein, with protein sequence MADHQPILYSFRRCPYAIRARLALAAAGLQPGQNLELREVSLKAKPPELLEASAKGTVPVLVLGAQVLDESLAIMRWALERRDPHGWLAGWSPAQLADMDALIAANDGPFKQHLDRFKYPNRYPGESASTNRLAGLTILRRWNELLGAGGWLLGDRPSLADWALLPFVRQFRLVDPAGFDAEPQLAALQAWLGRFLASPELAAVQEFPWAARAPWRSPGLLYHLALRPEWQAARVDGVYRRSTRGLALESVGFIHLSSAHQVPATANRFYADLPAAEVLLLTIDPQRLAAAGLEVRLEPAYGGELFPHLYGPLLLGAVLRAEPWLR